One Streptomyces sp. ML-6 genomic region harbors:
- a CDS encoding response regulator transcription factor, with protein MSSLLLLTNALQPSTEVLPALGLLLHNVRVAPAEGPALVDTPGADVVLIDGRRDLPQVRSLCQLLRSTGPGCPLLLVVTEGGLAAVTADWGIDDVLLDTAGPAEVEARLRLATGRQQIGADDSPMEIRNGDLSVDEATYSAKLKGRVLDLTFKEFELLKYLAQHPGRVFTRAQLLQEVWGYDYFGGTRTVDVHVRRLRAKLGPEHESLIGTVRNVGYRFVAPEKVERAAEESRAAEEARASEETAGKETGTRTGTRTAAGAGARASAGPPPAP; from the coding sequence ATGAGTTCACTGCTGCTCCTGACGAACGCGCTCCAGCCGTCGACGGAGGTGCTTCCGGCGCTCGGCCTCCTGCTGCACAACGTGCGGGTGGCCCCGGCCGAGGGCCCCGCGCTGGTGGACACCCCGGGTGCCGACGTCGTCCTGATCGACGGGCGCCGCGACCTGCCGCAGGTGCGGTCGCTGTGCCAGCTGCTGCGGTCCACCGGGCCGGGCTGTCCGCTGCTCCTCGTCGTGACGGAGGGCGGTCTCGCGGCCGTCACCGCCGACTGGGGCATCGACGACGTGCTGCTGGACACCGCGGGACCGGCCGAGGTCGAGGCCCGGCTGCGGCTGGCCACCGGCCGGCAGCAGATCGGCGCCGACGACTCCCCGATGGAGATCCGCAACGGTGACCTGTCGGTCGACGAGGCGACGTACAGCGCGAAGCTGAAGGGCCGGGTCCTGGACCTGACCTTCAAGGAATTCGAGCTGCTCAAATATCTGGCGCAGCACCCCGGCCGGGTCTTCACCCGCGCCCAGCTGCTCCAGGAGGTCTGGGGCTACGACTACTTCGGCGGCACCCGTACGGTCGACGTGCACGTGCGGCGGCTGCGCGCCAAGCTCGGCCCCGAGCACGAATCGCTGATCGGCACGGTCCGCAACGTCGGCTACCGGTTCGTCGCGCCCGAGAAGGTGGAGCGCGCCGCCGAGGAGAGCCGTGCGGCCGAGGAGGCCCGCGCCTCCGAGGAGACCGCGGGCAAGGAGACCGGAACACGGACCGGAACCCGGACCGCGGCGGGGGCCGGGGCGCGGGCCTCGGCGGGGCCGCCACCGGCCCCGTAA
- a CDS encoding alpha/beta hydrolase: MSSVSEGRFPGSAVPLITRTPARTVLRTDDGVRIEAVYEPCAANTRGAAETSFDGTGGGTADGIAGGTAIVVAHGFTGSVDRPAVRRAAGVFARRAAVVTFSFRGHGGSGGRSTVGDREVLDLAAAVEWARSLGHRRVVTVGFSMGGSVVVRHGALYRERTGDGGEAAGPGGGVSGIGGVSGIGGAGGTGKREGRTTAHPEAHADAVVAVSAPARWYYRGTAPMRRVHWVVTRPMGRLVGRYGLRTRIDRDEWDPVPLPPVGAAGLIAPRPLLVVHGDRDPYFPLDHPLMLADAAGDGAELWLERGMGHAENAADEDLLTRIADWAVAP, encoded by the coding sequence ATGAGTTCTGTGTCCGAGGGACGATTTCCGGGTTCCGCTGTTCCCTTGATCACGCGAACTCCGGCGCGGACGGTATTGCGGACCGATGACGGAGTGCGTATCGAGGCCGTGTACGAGCCGTGCGCGGCGAATACCCGGGGCGCTGCGGAAACATCCTTCGACGGTACTGGCGGCGGTACTGCCGACGGTATTGCCGGCGGCACCGCGATCGTGGTCGCGCACGGTTTCACCGGCTCGGTGGACCGGCCGGCGGTGCGGCGTGCGGCCGGGGTGTTCGCCCGGCGCGCGGCCGTGGTCACCTTCTCGTTCCGGGGGCACGGCGGGTCCGGCGGGCGGTCGACGGTGGGCGACCGGGAGGTGCTGGACCTGGCCGCCGCGGTGGAGTGGGCGCGGTCGCTCGGGCACCGGCGGGTGGTGACCGTCGGGTTCTCGATGGGCGGTTCCGTGGTGGTGCGGCACGGGGCGTTGTACCGGGAGCGGACGGGGGACGGCGGGGAAGCCGCAGGCCCCGGTGGTGGCGTCAGTGGCATCGGTGGCGTCAGTGGCATCGGTGGCGCCGGTGGCACCGGGAAGCGCGAGGGGCGCACCACGGCGCATCCGGAGGCGCACGCGGATGCGGTGGTGGCGGTGAGCGCCCCCGCCCGCTGGTACTACCGGGGGACGGCCCCGATGCGCCGCGTGCACTGGGTGGTGACCCGGCCCATGGGGCGGCTGGTCGGCCGCTACGGGCTGCGCACCAGGATCGACCGCGACGAGTGGGACCCGGTCCCGCTCCCGCCGGTCGGGGCAGCCGGGCTGATCGCCCCGAGACCGCTGCTGGTCGTGCACGGCGACCGGGACCCGTACTTTCCGCTGGACCACCCCCTGATGCTGGCCGACGCGGCGGGGGACGGCGCGGAGCTGTGGCTGGAGCGCGGCATGGGGCACGCGGAGAACGCCGCGGACGAGGACCTGCTCACCCGCATCGCCGACTGGGCGGTGGCGCCGTGA
- a CDS encoding MoaD/ThiS family protein: protein MPAGTIRYWAAARAAAGAAEEPYTAATLAEALDAVRERHPGELTRVLRRCSFLVDGDPVGTRSHETVRLAEGGTVEVLPPFAGG, encoded by the coding sequence ATGCCTGCGGGAACGATCCGCTACTGGGCCGCCGCCAGGGCCGCCGCCGGGGCCGCGGAGGAGCCGTACACAGCCGCGACCCTCGCCGAGGCGCTCGACGCGGTGCGCGAACGGCACCCCGGAGAGCTCACCCGAGTGCTGCGGAGGTGCTCGTTCCTGGTCGACGGTGACCCCGTCGGGACCCGAAGCCATGAGACCGTACGCCTTGCCGAGGGCGGCACGGTCGAGGTGCTCCCGCCGTTCGCAGGAGGGTGA